TCCTTTCAATGCCGCTTGTTTGTTAATGCAGGGTCAATTGGAACCTGATCCAAAAACTTTTCCATCAGGAATCAAAGCTCTCACTGATTATGTACATGCAAAGGGCCTTAAGCTTGGAATTTACTCTGATGCTGGGTAGGATGAATTTCCTATATCGGGTTAGAATTTTAGAAGTTAAATCACATTAGTGCCACGGTCTTAATGTCTTCTTTGTTGatgtgttgttgttgttgttttgtttttCCCATTTTGCAGATTATCTATTGTTTTATAGTTCTATTTCACTTCCATGCTCACTGTTATATTTTATGCATCTGCATTTTCTAGGGTTTTTACATGCCAAGTTCGACCAGGATCAATTTTTCATGAAAATGACGATGCCAAGCTGTTTGCTTCGTGGGTTAGTTTCTTCAATTACTTGCTGAGATTTGGTTTAAGTATATGTAACCGACTCTTTATATCAATCTTTgtttcttgcattttttttaGAGTGTTGTTGTTTGGCACCTAAGGTGCCAACACCTCTGGTATTGTATTTTATGATTGATTAGCGATatctcataatacttattaaattcaaatatgtgggACCCGATATTAGATTACACTAATAGCGGTATGCCATTTTCTCATGGTATTGGGCACCAGTAGTGTCTCTTAGCAATTCTCTTTTTTTTATGGCATAAACTAACAGCAACTGGTTGCTGACATTTAGGGTCTTCCCCTTCAGCTGAAATATTTATTCTATTAAATACCAACAGATTATGTTATTATAACTGCTAAGCTGGCTTTCTAAATTgcttttgtagttttttttaaatGGACTCTTAAACAATCTTGAATGCACAAGCTCATTTCAGATATCTAAGTTATGTGTTTATGATCTTGTTCCATGGTTGTTATACCTGATTGTTGGTTTATGATATTCTATCACAGGGTGTGGATTATTTGAAGTATGACAACTGTTACAATCTGGGCATTGATCCAAAAAAACGGTTTAACCTCTTCTCAGTCTCACATATTGTCAAATAATTACTATTGAGTTGCTTTTTGTGAGACTTGACTTGTTTCCATGCTATTCAGATACCCTCCAATGCGTGATGCATTAAACAAAACTGGGCGTTTAATTTTCTACTCCCTTTGTGAATGGTAGTCCAGCTTATTGATTCATTTAGGTACCTGAGCTAACCCCTGTTACCTTGACAACAATTTTCATCCAAATTTCTTGCTTCACAGGGGGGTGGATGATCCTGCTTTATGGGCTGGGAAGGTAGGAAATAGCTGGCGTACAACAGATGACATAAATGATTCATGGGCCAGGTCCTAGTTCTGCAATCATTTATCTTAGAGAAATGGATGGTGATTGGTGCCATGCCATATCAACATATTCAATTCAGTTCAACTTAATATGACACTTAAATTATTGTGTTGTAATGTTGTCGTATTGATAGAGTTTACTTTCTCCTGTTATTTAGCATGACTACCATAGCTGATTTGAACGACAAGTGGGCAGCATATGCAGGACCTGGCGGATGGAATGGTAAAAAATGAGGACTTTTTGTGAAATATGTTGTGGAAAAGCATGTGTATTTGTGTGGTATTTGTaaattaatctttttattttgagCAGATCCGGATATGTTAGAGGTTGGCAATGGAGGTATGACATACCAAGAGTACCGTGCTCATTTTAGTATATGGGCATTAATGAAGGTTTGTATACTGTTTCCATCCTACATTTTTATTTATCTGTATCATCCCATTTGccaagaaagaaaaaattaatgttttttttttaacagtGAATATATTAAAAGGATTCTTTCTGTTGTGAATGTGACTACGCAGAAAGACAAATGAACCTCACTTTCAACTTCAGTTTTATACTTGTATTTTCCTAACCAATGAGACATTTgactaaaaaaaatttaatttgtttatgttCTATTACACACTGAAGAATATGCATTCAAATTTTTCAGGCCCCTCTTTTAATCGGCTGTGACATAAGAAACATGACAGTAGAAACTTTTGAGCTGGTGAGCAATAAGGAGGTGATTGCTATCAATCAAGGTAAAGTGCTCTCTCTAACTgttcccttttttttttccatGTGTCTTTATTTGTTTTGATATCTTGACTTGTCGCACTTATAACATCTAAAGGCGTGAGAGTTTATATGTTTTTGCAGATCCACTTGGGGTTCAGGGAAGAAAAGTTCAAGTTTCAGGACCAGATGGTTGCCGTCAGGTTTTGCCGACCTCTTTCACCTCATGTAGCATATTAACTAATATTACAGCTAAAACACTTGGAATTCAATTGAATTTGAGATTAAATGAGATTTTTAATAACGCTTCCAGAGGTTATCTAACAGAGGCTAAGAACTCCCACCAGTCCAGAACCTCTTACCTGGGATTATTGTTTTTTTCTCCCATGCCCTTCAAAAAAAAAATGTGGCACCATTTTCACGTATCTTGTAACTTGATTAATTTGTTGCTATTCTACTTTTTTAGATCTGGGCAGGCCCTTTATCTGGACATCGTTTGGCTGTTGCTCTTTGGAATCGTTGCTCGAAGGCATCAACTATCACAGCTCATTGGGAAACACTGGGGCTTCAATCAAGCACGAGTGTAGCAATAAGAGATTTGTGGCAGGTTTGGACTTATAGATTTTTGGGTACATGAATCATCTTTAAAGAATTGGCCTCAaacctttttctttttattttgataATAGTTACTCCTACTGTTTGCAGCACAAAGATGTAACCGAAGATGCAGTGTCGTCCTTTGGAGCTCGAGTTGATAGTCATGACTGTAATCTGTACATATTTAGTCCCCAAACAGAAGCTCTCTCGAAGATCTAGAGCAGCCTGCTGCATTTAGCAGGCTTCAAACTCATGGAATGTTCCACTCATGTTTAGCTATTCAAAGGTGCTTGGACCTTTGATTATGTTATGTTCATTGCAGTAGTTGTGTATTAAGTGTTGTTGGTGCTTTACTGGATAACAGGGACATTGTCTTGTATCATTTGTACATTGTTTCCCAAAATAAGTCTCAAAGTTGTCCTACTGAGTGCCAGACTATAGACTCTCTTGGCTATGTTAGATTAAAATTAATCTAAATGCATAACAATAATAATGCGCAATAAACAAATTGTTACATAAAATTTAGATGATCAAATACCTACGAGTACATGGGTTTCTAAGCTCTTACTAACTCTTTAGATGAAGTTCTTGAAAGTCAAAATGATTAGTGAGTTTGAGGACTGATACCCTATATTTGTAGAGTGAGACATTTCATCAGAATCTCTGCCAtagattgagatattctctcaatcagttgggatatacAAAATTGGGTAACAATAAAAttgggtaacaaataatgttgactaTTGATTATAATATAgttttcaataaataaaatattgattttgatatattaaatgaatttaaatcaattagttgtagcataattgattttatataacatataaataaatattctaacattctcctacttggtcagcatttaaattaaaGTATAACTCAAGCCCAACGATTATCCCTATcatataataaacacatgaatcatgatGATATATTCTTtttttatgacgagtattatcttccatgtattacaatatattaattacataacaatgtactttatgtgattatgtacttaaacgaataaacaCTATGTTTATTCAGGTCATATGAATATAagattttctcaaataaaattaagatgctcaaatatgagaaaacatcaaaataagagtttcattgataataacttcagtttgtacaataaatttacataagggaaccaagtccca
This genomic interval from Humulus lupulus chromosome 8, drHumLupu1.1, whole genome shotgun sequence contains the following:
- the LOC133798236 gene encoding alpha-galactosidase 3, with the translated sequence MAKMKALLSGYFLVLFLVGPSMKIEGIAVSLLQSYEKPSFVRPSFYRIYDTSKYGILQLKNGLAKTPQMGWNSWNFFACNINETVIRETADALVLSGLADLGYVYLNIDDCWSSPTRNLEGQLEPDPKTFPSGIKALTDYVHAKGLKLGIYSDAGVFTCQVRPGSIFHENDDAKLFASWGVDYLKYDNCYNLGIDPKKRYPPMRDALNKTGRLIFYSLCEWGVDDPALWAGKVGNSWRTTDDINDSWASMTTIADLNDKWAAYAGPGGWNDPDMLEVGNGGMTYQEYRAHFSIWALMKAPLLIGCDIRNMTVETFELVSNKEVIAINQDPLGVQGRKVQVSGPDGCRQIWAGPLSGHRLAVALWNRCSKASTITAHWETLGLQSSTSVAIRDLWQHKDVTEDAVSSFGARVDSHDCNLYIFSPQTEALSKI